From Thermoflavifilum aggregans, a single genomic window includes:
- a CDS encoding TlpA disulfide reductase family protein → MKSWIIAAISLWLLGWLSACQHRTSEGFVIEGQIQGAPDGWVFFLHQQGDSVVNDSAKIQNGHFRFTGKVDAPTLFSLSLPNSMQELDFFVENADIRISGNADSLAQARVSGSAAQQDYEAYQQQMQPFNKQYMALYQVYEDAVRSGTLPKKQDSINAAANQIDSLQTQAMVSFIAQHPKSVVSAWVVTRSNLIYEPDVQVLEKIYQSLDTTVRATSYGKQIYQTLEIARRTAIGQPAPNFTLPDTSGQPLSLSSLRGKYVLVDFWASWCGPCRMENPHVVQAYQKYKQKNFTILGVSLDKDRNSWLQAIHEDHLYWHQVSDLQYWNNAAARLYGVQAIPANFLLDPQGRIIARNLRGDALDKKLASIFQN, encoded by the coding sequence ATGAAATCCTGGATCATAGCTGCTATCAGCCTCTGGTTGCTGGGATGGCTCAGTGCATGCCAGCATCGTACTTCTGAGGGATTTGTGATTGAAGGACAAATCCAGGGCGCACCCGATGGATGGGTATTTTTTCTTCACCAGCAAGGCGATTCTGTTGTCAATGATTCAGCAAAAATCCAGAACGGACATTTCCGTTTTACCGGCAAAGTAGATGCCCCCACATTGTTTAGTCTTTCCCTGCCCAACAGCATGCAGGAGCTTGATTTCTTTGTAGAAAATGCAGATATCCGCATCAGTGGAAATGCCGATTCGCTGGCTCAGGCACGGGTTAGCGGCTCAGCTGCACAACAGGATTATGAAGCCTATCAGCAACAGATGCAGCCATTTAACAAACAATACATGGCCCTGTATCAGGTGTATGAAGATGCCGTGCGAAGTGGTACGCTTCCCAAAAAGCAGGACAGCATCAATGCAGCGGCCAATCAGATTGATAGCCTGCAAACCCAGGCCATGGTGAGTTTCATTGCACAGCATCCGAAATCTGTAGTGAGCGCCTGGGTGGTCACGCGCAGCAATCTGATCTATGAACCGGATGTGCAGGTGCTGGAAAAAATCTATCAATCCCTCGACACCACCGTGCGCGCGACTTCTTATGGCAAACAAATTTATCAAACCCTGGAAATAGCCAGGCGTACAGCTATCGGCCAGCCGGCGCCCAACTTTACCCTGCCCGACACCAGCGGACAACCGCTAAGCCTGTCCTCCCTGCGGGGTAAATATGTGCTGGTTGATTTCTGGGCCAGCTGGTGCGGCCCCTGCCGCATGGAAAATCCGCATGTCGTGCAGGCCTATCAGAAATACAAGCAGAAGAATTTTACCATTCTGGGTGTTTCGCTCGACAAAGACCGGAACAGCTGGCTCCAGGCGATTCATGAAGATCACCTGTACTGGCATCAGGTTTCCGATCTTCAATACTGGAACAATGCTGCAGCGCGGCTTTATGGTGTCCAGGCCATCCCGGCCAATTTTCTGCTTGACCCGCAGGGCAGAATCATTGCCCGGAACCTGCGCGGTGATGCACTCGATAAAAAGTTAGCCAGTATCTTTCAAAACTGA
- a CDS encoding TlpA disulfide reductase family protein, producing MMKKLLLLTSLWMGWIQISHAQSYCYINGQLTHADDQTVYLFSDTSNTPVDSARIAEGQFHFKVRVDSTALYGLFISGQRSPLITLLSPGAQLTVTGDAARFQEVRVKGSPEADAMQAYMDAFRPLGARASALNEQIQRVQATDDTSGIAQLREEVNQFNSDVVKTGLAFIHSHPGNIASVLILMNELRERMPATELQKAFQTLNPSVQQSRYGRAAADYLQGALLTAEGAIAPDFTLPDTNGVPVKLSSFRGKYVLVDFWASWCGPCRMESPYVVQAYEQFKNKNFTILGVSLDYDRDRWIKAIHDDHLSWTQVSDLKYWQNEVAVKYHVQSIPANLLLDPQGRIIAKNLRGEELAETLARILK from the coding sequence ATGATGAAGAAATTACTGCTCCTGACAAGCCTGTGGATGGGCTGGATACAAATCAGCCATGCACAATCCTATTGCTACATCAACGGCCAGCTCACACATGCCGATGATCAAACCGTTTATCTATTCAGCGATACTTCCAATACACCTGTAGATTCAGCTCGTATTGCAGAAGGACAATTTCATTTCAAGGTACGGGTGGATTCCACCGCCTTGTATGGGTTGTTCATCTCCGGGCAGCGAAGCCCACTCATTACGCTGCTTTCGCCCGGTGCTCAGCTTACGGTAACCGGCGATGCAGCCAGGTTTCAGGAGGTACGGGTAAAAGGAAGTCCCGAAGCCGACGCCATGCAGGCTTATATGGATGCCTTCCGCCCTCTGGGAGCACGTGCTTCCGCATTGAATGAACAGATTCAGCGCGTGCAGGCTACTGACGATACCAGTGGAATAGCCCAGCTGCGCGAAGAAGTAAATCAGTTTAATTCGGATGTCGTAAAAACCGGATTGGCTTTTATCCATAGCCATCCTGGAAATATTGCCAGTGTGTTGATTCTGATGAATGAACTACGGGAACGCATGCCCGCCACGGAATTGCAAAAAGCCTTTCAGACCCTGAACCCTTCCGTACAGCAATCACGCTACGGCCGTGCAGCTGCCGACTATCTGCAGGGAGCCCTGCTCACCGCCGAAGGCGCTATTGCACCCGATTTCACCCTGCCCGATACCAACGGCGTACCTGTAAAGCTTTCCTCGTTTCGCGGCAAATATGTGCTGGTTGATTTCTGGGCCAGCTGGTGCGGCCCCTGCCGCATGGAAAGCCCGTATGTAGTGCAGGCTTATGAACAATTCAAAAACAAGAATTTCACCATTCTCGGCGTATCACTTGACTATGACCGCGACCGCTGGATAAAAGCCATCCATGATGACCATCTTTCCTGGACACAGGTGAGCGATCTGAAATACTGGCAAAATGAAGTGGCCGTAAAATATCATGTGCAAAGCATACCGGCCAACCTCCTGCTGGATCCGCAGGGACGCATCATTGCCAAAAATCTGCGGGGGGAAGAATTAGCCGAAACCCTTGCGCGCATCTTAAAGTGA
- a CDS encoding rhodanese-like domain-containing protein produces METFTIIDVRTPQEFAGGHVEGSINIPLHEIPQRIEEIRSLQSPIIVCCASGNRSARAKLILENFGIPCENGGSWMDLL; encoded by the coding sequence ATGGAAACATTCACCATTATTGACGTACGCACACCACAGGAATTTGCAGGCGGACATGTGGAAGGGAGTATCAATATTCCATTGCACGAAATTCCGCAACGCATTGAAGAAATCCGTTCTCTGCAATCACCCATCATTGTGTGTTGTGCAAGCGGAAACCGCAGTGCAAGAGCTAAACTGATCCTTGAAAATTTCGGTATCCCCTGTGAAAACGGCGGAAGCTGGATGGATTTGTTATAA
- the hisH gene encoding imidazole glycerol phosphate synthase subunit HisH: MEIAVIRYHAGNIQSVLFALERMGYHAHVTDDAGIIGSADRVIFPGVGEASSAMAYLKARKLDEVIRSLTQPVLGICLGMQLMARHSEENNTPCLDIFPEEVKKFSSESGLKVPQIGWNQITQLHSPLFEGVKDGSYVYFVHSYYVPCCAYTIATASYGITYSAAIQRDHFYAVQFHPEKSAEVGERILRNFIHLS, translated from the coding sequence ATGGAAATTGCTGTAATCCGTTATCACGCCGGAAATATTCAATCGGTGCTGTTTGCACTGGAAAGAATGGGCTATCATGCCCATGTTACGGACGATGCCGGCATCATCGGTTCTGCCGACCGGGTAATTTTTCCGGGTGTAGGCGAAGCCAGTTCGGCTATGGCCTATCTCAAAGCCCGGAAACTGGATGAAGTGATCCGTTCGCTTACCCAACCTGTGCTAGGCATCTGCCTGGGCATGCAGCTGATGGCCCGTCACTCGGAAGAAAACAATACTCCCTGTCTGGATATTTTTCCGGAAGAAGTGAAAAAGTTTTCATCCGAAAGCGGACTGAAAGTGCCTCAAATCGGATGGAACCAGATTACCCAACTGCATTCACCCCTGTTTGAAGGCGTAAAAGACGGCTCCTACGTGTACTTCGTGCATAGCTATTATGTGCCTTGCTGTGCCTATACCATTGCTACAGCTTCCTATGGCATAACCTACAGCGCTGCCATCCAGCGCGATCATTTCTATGCCGTACAGTTTCATCCTGAAAAATCGGCCGAAGTGGGAGAACGGATTCTGAGAAATTTTATTCATCTGAGCTAA
- the hisF gene encoding imidazole glycerol phosphate synthase subunit HisF, whose protein sequence is MLTKRIIPCLDIKDGRTVKGIYFENIRDAGDPVELGARYAAEGADELVFLDITATNERRKTFAALVRQIAHHISIPFTVGGGISTADDVHTLLNAGADKISVNTAAYRNPALIDELARLFGSQCVVVAIDTKFEENDWWVYLNGGRIRTQTRAVDWAREVVDRGAGEILLTSMSHDGAKQGFALDITHELATTLPVPVIASGGAGTMQHFLDVFQQAHADAALAASIFHFGEISIPELKAFLKQHHIPVRD, encoded by the coding sequence ATGTTGACCAAACGGATCATTCCCTGCCTGGACATCAAAGACGGACGTACCGTGAAGGGAATCTATTTTGAAAATATCCGCGATGCCGGCGATCCGGTTGAGCTGGGCGCCCGCTATGCTGCGGAAGGGGCTGATGAGCTGGTGTTTCTGGACATCACCGCCACCAACGAACGACGCAAAACCTTTGCAGCTCTGGTCAGGCAAATTGCCCATCATATTTCGATTCCCTTTACCGTAGGAGGCGGCATCAGCACGGCCGACGACGTGCATACCCTGTTGAATGCCGGTGCCGACAAGATTTCTGTCAATACAGCTGCCTACCGCAACCCTGCATTGATCGATGAACTGGCCCGCCTGTTCGGCTCCCAGTGTGTAGTGGTGGCTATTGACACCAAATTTGAAGAAAACGACTGGTGGGTGTATCTGAACGGAGGACGCATCCGCACCCAAACGCGCGCCGTTGACTGGGCCCGTGAAGTGGTTGACCGCGGCGCAGGTGAAATTCTGCTTACTTCCATGAGCCACGATGGCGCCAAACAAGGCTTTGCCCTAGACATTACCCATGAACTGGCCACTACCCTGCCCGTACCGGTTATTGCCTCAGGCGGAGCCGGTACCATGCAGCATTTTCTCGATGTTTTCCAGCAGGCCCATGCCGATGCTGCCCTTGCTGCCAGCATCTTTCATTTCGGTGAAATCAGCATCCCCGAACTGAAAGCTTTTTTAAAACAACATCATATCCCCGTCAGAGATTGA
- the hisIE gene encoding bifunctional phosphoribosyl-AMP cyclohydrolase/phosphoribosyl-ATP diphosphatase HisIE, with amino-acid sequence MQEFTETDLQINFEKFPDGLVPAIIQDIHTRRVLMLGYMNREALDRTIKDKRVTFYSRSKQRLWMKGEESGHLLMVEEIRTDCDQDAILVKVRPLGAVCHTGADTCFNEPNVSDNFLEHLENVIRDRKHRRPENSYTARLFAQGINRIAQKLGEEAVEVVIEAKDDNEELFLNEAADLLYHYLVLLAAKGYVLNDVIEVLKKRHH; translated from the coding sequence ATGCAGGAGTTTACAGAAACAGATTTACAGATAAATTTTGAGAAGTTCCCCGATGGACTGGTACCCGCCATCATTCAGGATATCCATACCCGCCGCGTGCTGATGCTGGGCTACATGAACCGGGAAGCACTCGACAGGACCATTAAAGATAAGCGCGTCACCTTCTATAGCCGCTCTAAACAACGCCTGTGGATGAAGGGCGAAGAAAGTGGCCATCTGCTGATGGTCGAAGAAATCCGCACCGATTGCGATCAGGATGCCATCCTGGTGAAGGTCCGCCCGCTCGGGGCCGTCTGCCATACCGGTGCCGATACCTGCTTCAACGAGCCCAATGTTTCGGATAATTTTCTGGAACATCTGGAAAATGTAATTCGGGATCGCAAACACCGCCGGCCGGAAAATTCCTATACGGCGCGATTATTTGCCCAAGGCATCAACCGTATTGCCCAGAAACTGGGTGAAGAAGCCGTGGAAGTGGTAATCGAAGCCAAAGATGATAATGAAGAACTTTTCCTGAATGAGGCCGCCGATTTATTGTATCACTATTTGGTGTTGTTGGCTGCCAAAGGTTATGTGCTGAATGATGTGATTGAAGTATTGAAAAAACGCCACCATTGA
- a CDS encoding DUF6132 family protein, with amino-acid sequence MKKSSVLLLAIGAIIGGIAGYAYYHFIGCTSGHCVITSHPVNSTLYGAMIGGIASQLFQRENNKKAKTNKI; translated from the coding sequence ATGAAAAAATCATCTGTCCTTTTATTGGCGATTGGGGCCATCATCGGCGGGATTGCAGGCTATGCCTATTATCATTTCATTGGTTGTACCAGTGGACATTGTGTGATTACTTCACATCCGGTAAATAGCACCTTGTATGGTGCCATGATCGGAGGCATAGCTTCTCAATTGTTTCAACGCGAAAACAATAAAAAAGCAAAAACAAATAAAATATAA
- a CDS encoding MBL fold metallo-hydrolase, with the protein MKIHQFEDVNLSHYSYALVSEGEMIVIDPARDPKPYFAFAEENRARIVGVIETHPHADFVSSHLEIHQTTGAPIYVSRLLGAAYPHHPVDDGDQIRVGQTTLKILFTPGHSPDSISIVAYDNNNPVAVFTGDTLFIGDCGRPDLREHAGNIQVDRQKQARQMYHSLREKLLTLPDHVKVYPAHGAGTLCGKGLKDASHSTIGAEKLGNWSLQPMEEDEFVNRLLDSQPFIPAYFPFDVEINRKGAPPLQQSLDRVPIHNTQPELQKNIPIIDARPESEFKAGFLPNAINLMEDTRFETWLGTLIEPQQPFYLAASDMQQLHRLLYRIAKIGYEPQVVSAFVMKQGSLQMPDLDIRAFRQHPEQYTIVDVRDNNEVQERRIFSHSLHIPLQELKQRVHEIPADKPVVVHCAGGFRSAAAASLLYPAFKNKTPVYDLSIAIKDF; encoded by the coding sequence ATGAAAATACATCAATTTGAAGACGTCAATTTATCACACTACAGTTATGCCCTGGTAAGTGAAGGAGAAATGATTGTGATTGATCCGGCTCGTGATCCAAAGCCTTATTTTGCTTTTGCGGAGGAAAACCGAGCTCGTATAGTGGGCGTGATTGAAACCCATCCGCATGCGGATTTTGTGAGCAGTCATCTGGAAATTCACCAGACCACCGGTGCGCCCATTTATGTGAGTCGCCTGTTGGGAGCAGCTTATCCCCATCATCCTGTTGATGACGGCGATCAGATAAGGGTTGGACAAACGACCCTGAAAATTTTGTTTACACCTGGACATTCTCCGGATAGTATCAGCATAGTCGCTTATGACAATAACAATCCGGTAGCTGTATTTACGGGTGATACCTTGTTTATAGGCGACTGTGGAAGGCCCGATCTGCGGGAGCATGCAGGAAATATCCAGGTAGACCGACAAAAGCAAGCCCGTCAAATGTATCATTCATTGCGGGAAAAACTGTTGACCTTACCCGATCATGTAAAAGTCTATCCCGCGCACGGAGCAGGAACCCTCTGCGGAAAAGGCCTTAAAGATGCATCCCATAGCACCATAGGAGCCGAAAAACTTGGCAACTGGAGCCTGCAGCCCATGGAAGAAGATGAATTTGTTAATCGCCTGCTCGACAGCCAACCTTTCATTCCGGCTTATTTCCCCTTCGATGTGGAAATCAACCGGAAAGGCGCTCCTCCGCTGCAGCAGAGCCTTGACCGTGTACCCATCCACAATACACAGCCCGAATTACAGAAAAATATACCGATTATTGATGCGCGGCCTGAATCTGAGTTCAAAGCCGGATTTTTGCCCAACGCCATCAATCTGATGGAAGATACGCGTTTTGAAACCTGGCTGGGAACACTTATTGAACCGCAACAGCCATTCTACCTGGCAGCATCAGACATGCAACAGCTTCATCGTCTTTTGTATCGAATTGCCAAAATCGGTTATGAACCACAGGTTGTTTCAGCCTTTGTGATGAAACAGGGCTCGTTGCAAATGCCTGACCTGGATATTCGTGCTTTCAGGCAACATCCGGAACAATACACCATCGTGGATGTACGCGATAACAACGAAGTACAGGAACGTCGCATCTTTTCACATTCCTTGCATATTCCCTTGCAGGAATTAAAGCAACGTGTGCATGAAATACCTGCAGATAAACCTGTAGTGGTGCATTGTGCAGGAGGGTTCCGCAGCGCAGCCGCAGCAAGTTTGTTGTACCCAGCGTTCAAAAATAAAACACCGGTTTACGATTTAAGTATAGCTATCAAAGATTTCTGA
- a CDS encoding rhodanese-like domain-containing protein → MGFLSKLFGKQEKKDLKTLVQQGAVILDVRTPQEFKSGHIPGAINIPVQQLQQQLHRLKKDKIIITCCASGSRSAMARSILKQAGFAEVYNGGSWMRLHNQIR, encoded by the coding sequence ATGGGATTCCTCAGCAAATTATTTGGCAAACAGGAAAAAAAAGATTTAAAAACACTGGTTCAGCAAGGAGCTGTCATCCTGGATGTACGCACACCTCAAGAATTCAAATCCGGACATATTCCGGGTGCCATCAATATTCCGGTACAACAACTGCAACAGCAACTGCATCGACTCAAAAAAGATAAGATAATCATCACCTGCTGCGCATCAGGTTCACGAAGCGCCATGGCCCGAAGCATCCTTAAGCAGGCGGGATTTGCGGAAGTATATAATGGCGGCAGCTGGATGCGTTTACACAATCAAATACGCTGA
- the trpA gene encoding tryptophan synthase subunit alpha: MNRIDSLFAQKKEKILTIYFTAGFPKLQDTRRILLALQQAGADMVEIGIPFSDPLADGPVIQQSSKQALDNGMSLRLLFEQLHDIRKEVHLPLILFGYLNVVLQFGLERFFEKCAETGIDGLILPDLPLDEFKQDMEPLCKSTGIHFSFLITPETSDARIRQLDEASSGFLYVVSSSSTTGKKKDLTSLQPYFQRIEAMQLKNPFLVGFGIHDHESFLQACRHSRGAVIGSAYIRTLQQAADIEQATKDFVQQILSGNRVHAAP, translated from the coding sequence ATGAACCGTATTGACAGCTTATTTGCTCAAAAAAAGGAAAAAATTCTCACCATCTACTTTACTGCCGGATTTCCCAAGCTGCAGGACACCCGACGCATCCTGCTGGCCCTTCAGCAGGCTGGCGCCGATATGGTAGAAATCGGCATTCCGTTTTCTGATCCTCTGGCAGACGGACCAGTTATTCAGCAAAGCAGCAAACAGGCTTTGGACAACGGCATGTCGCTGCGCCTGCTGTTTGAGCAATTGCACGACATCCGGAAAGAAGTCCACCTGCCCTTGATTCTGTTTGGCTATCTGAATGTAGTGCTGCAATTCGGGCTGGAACGTTTTTTTGAAAAATGTGCCGAAACCGGTATTGACGGATTAATCCTGCCCGATCTGCCGCTAGACGAATTCAAGCAGGATATGGAGCCATTGTGCAAATCCACCGGAATTCACTTCAGCTTTTTGATTACTCCGGAAACTTCCGATGCACGCATCCGCCAGCTCGATGAGGCTAGCAGCGGTTTTCTGTATGTAGTTTCATCCTCGTCCACCACAGGAAAGAAAAAAGATTTAACCAGCCTGCAGCCTTATTTCCAGCGCATAGAAGCCATGCAGCTGAAAAATCCTTTCCTGGTGGGTTTTGGTATCCACGACCATGAAAGCTTTCTGCAGGCCTGCCGGCATAGCCGGGGCGCCGTCATCGGAAGTGCCTATATCCGCACGCTGCAACAGGCTGCAGATATTGAACAGGCTACAAAGGATTTTGTACAACAAATTTTATCCGGTAACCGCGTGCATGCTGCACCTTAA
- a CDS encoding cysteine desulfurase family protein, which produces MNRIYLDNAATTALDPEVLEAMMPYLKEKFGNPSSIYSYGRETRLAVENARRTVARLIGAHPGEIFFTSGGTESTNTAITAAIRDLGCRHIITSPIEHHATLHTTAFYHEHMGVHLSYVRMLPDGHVDLDSLEALLRNSKERCVVSLMHANNEIGNLLDIEKVGELCKQYDAIFHCDTVQTVGHLPIDVRQLHVHFIQASAHKFHGPKGVGFLYINENIKIHPLLMGGSQERNMRAGTENVYGIVGLAKALEIAVNRMDEDRKYILSLKQELARQLQAQIPDIRFNGDWNGRSLYTVLNVSFPYNEHTELLLFNLDMEGICVSGGSACSSGVEHVSHVIQALRPDAKEVPVRFSFSKYNTREEIDRVVATVKKLVTAPVGGHSSAVSL; this is translated from the coding sequence ATGAATCGCATTTATCTCGACAATGCGGCAACCACTGCACTCGATCCGGAAGTGCTGGAAGCGATGATGCCTTATCTGAAAGAAAAATTTGGCAATCCGTCTTCTATTTATTCCTATGGCCGGGAAACCCGTCTGGCCGTGGAAAATGCCCGGCGCACGGTAGCCCGGCTGATAGGCGCGCATCCCGGAGAAATATTTTTCACTTCCGGTGGTACGGAGAGTACCAATACCGCCATCACGGCTGCTATCCGCGATCTGGGCTGCCGCCATATCATCACTTCTCCCATTGAGCATCACGCCACCCTGCATACCACCGCGTTCTATCATGAGCATATGGGTGTGCATCTTTCGTATGTACGCATGCTGCCAGATGGACATGTGGATTTGGATAGCCTGGAAGCTTTGCTGCGCAATAGCAAGGAGAGGTGCGTGGTATCGCTGATGCATGCCAACAACGAAATTGGCAATCTGCTGGATATTGAAAAAGTAGGCGAGCTGTGCAAACAGTATGATGCCATATTTCATTGTGACACCGTGCAGACGGTCGGGCATCTGCCTATTGATGTACGCCAGTTGCATGTGCATTTTATCCAGGCATCAGCACACAAATTTCATGGGCCGAAAGGAGTTGGATTTTTATACATCAATGAAAATATCAAGATTCATCCCTTACTGATGGGAGGTAGCCAAGAGCGGAATATGCGTGCAGGTACGGAAAATGTATATGGCATTGTCGGCCTGGCCAAGGCATTGGAAATTGCAGTAAATCGGATGGATGAAGACAGGAAATATATTCTTTCCTTAAAGCAGGAACTTGCCCGGCAGCTCCAGGCACAGATTCCGGATATCCGGTTTAATGGCGACTGGAACGGAAGAAGTTTGTATACCGTGCTGAATGTATCTTTTCCCTACAATGAGCATACAGAATTGCTGTTATTTAATCTGGATATGGAAGGCATTTGTGTGTCGGGCGGAAGTGCCTGCAGTTCAGGGGTAGAGCATGTATCGCATGTGATTCAAGCCTTGCGTCCCGATGCAAAAGAGGTGCCTGTGCGCTTTTCGTTTTCCAAATACAATACCCGCGAAGAAATTGATCGTGTGGTAGCAACTGTCAAAAAGCTGGTTACAGCTCCTGTAGGCGGACACAGTTCGGCCGTATCACTTTAA
- the hisA gene encoding 1-(5-phosphoribosyl)-5-[(5-phosphoribosylamino)methylideneamino]imidazole-4-carboxamide isomerase produces the protein MAIELIPAIDIINGQCVRLTRGDYQQQKIYDTDPLEVARSFEAAGLRRLHLVDLDGARERKVKNWDVLERIAQHTSLVIDFGGGITTAEDIKRALQSGASLVVVGSVAAREPHLFRQWLQMFGADKFLLGADVKNHHIAIHGWQQTTPWPVVEFLQQQLQMGVKQVFCTDVERDGMLQGPAFELYAQILKALPDIHLIASGGVQSISDIEQLEQIGLKGVIVGKAIYEGKISLDEWMKRNSPTNGYTDR, from the coding sequence ATGGCGATCGAACTCATTCCGGCTATTGATATCATCAACGGACAATGTGTGCGGCTCACGCGGGGTGATTACCAGCAGCAAAAAATTTACGATACGGATCCGCTGGAAGTAGCCCGCTCGTTTGAAGCTGCCGGACTGCGCCGGCTTCATCTGGTGGATTTGGATGGCGCCCGGGAGCGAAAGGTAAAAAACTGGGATGTGCTGGAACGCATTGCACAGCACACTTCATTGGTTATCGACTTCGGAGGTGGTATTACCACTGCCGAAGATATAAAGCGCGCACTGCAAAGCGGAGCAAGCCTGGTAGTAGTAGGAAGCGTAGCCGCCAGAGAGCCGCACCTGTTCAGGCAATGGCTGCAGATGTTTGGGGCCGATAAATTTTTGTTGGGAGCCGATGTGAAGAACCATCATATTGCCATTCATGGCTGGCAGCAAACCACCCCATGGCCGGTAGTGGAATTCCTGCAACAACAGCTTCAGATGGGCGTCAAACAGGTATTCTGCACCGATGTGGAGCGCGATGGAATGCTGCAGGGGCCGGCATTTGAACTATATGCCCAGATTCTGAAAGCCCTGCCCGATATCCATCTGATTGCCAGCGGCGGCGTACAATCTATAAGCGACATAGAACAATTGGAACAAATAGGCCTGAAAGGCGTAATTGTGGGCAAGGCTATTTATGAAGGGAAAATATCACTTGATGAATGGATGAAACGAAACAGCCCGACCAACGGATATACCGATAGATAA